From Streptomyces sp. NBC_00237, a single genomic window includes:
- a CDS encoding NAD kinase — MEPAAERTVFLLAHTGRPAAIRSAELVVEGLLKSGLGVRLLESEAVDLPLPSSVETVVEATPDVLDGCELLIVLGGDGTLLRGADIARASGVPMLGVNLGRVGFLAEAERDDLDKVVDRVVTRSYEVEERMTLDVLVHDNGDVIHEDWALNEAAVQKVSPERMLEVVLEIDGRPVTGFGCDGIVCATPTGSTAYAFSAGGPVVWPEVEALLMVPISAHALFAKPLVTSPDSVLAVEVQPHTPNGVLWCDGRRTVELPSGARVEVRRGAVPVRLARLHQASFTDRLVAKFALPVSGWRGAPH; from the coding sequence CTGGAACCGGCCGCTGAGCGCACCGTGTTCCTGCTCGCGCACACCGGGCGGCCCGCGGCCATCCGCAGCGCCGAACTGGTCGTGGAGGGGCTGCTGAAGAGCGGCCTCGGCGTGCGCCTGCTGGAGTCCGAGGCGGTCGACCTGCCGCTGCCTTCGTCCGTGGAGACGGTCGTCGAGGCGACCCCGGACGTCCTCGACGGGTGCGAACTGCTGATCGTGCTGGGCGGTGACGGCACGCTGCTGCGCGGCGCGGACATCGCCCGTGCGTCCGGGGTGCCCATGCTGGGCGTCAACCTCGGCCGGGTCGGGTTCCTCGCGGAGGCCGAGCGGGACGACCTGGACAAGGTCGTGGACCGGGTCGTCACCCGTTCGTACGAGGTCGAGGAGCGGATGACGCTCGACGTCCTGGTGCATGACAACGGTGACGTCATCCACGAGGACTGGGCGCTCAACGAGGCCGCCGTCCAGAAGGTGTCGCCGGAGCGGATGCTCGAAGTGGTGCTGGAGATCGACGGGCGTCCGGTCACCGGGTTCGGCTGCGACGGCATCGTCTGCGCGACGCCGACCGGCTCCACCGCGTACGCCTTCTCGGCCGGAGGCCCTGTGGTGTGGCCGGAGGTGGAGGCGCTGTTGATGGTGCCGATCAGTGCGCACGCGCTCTTCGCGAAGCCGCTGGTGACCTCGCCCGACTCGGTGCTCGCGGTCGAGGTGCAGCCGCACACCCCCAATGGGGTGCTGTGGTGCGACGGGCGGCGGACCGTGGAACTTCCGTCGGGAGCGCGGGTGGAGGTGCGCCGGGGGGCCGTGCCCGTACGCCTGGCGCGGTTGCACCAGGCGTCGTTCACGGACCGGTTGGTGGCCAAGTTCGCGCTGCCCGTGTCGGGGTGGCGGGGCGCACCGCACTGA
- a CDS encoding DUF1015 domain-containing protein, which yields MTTPGPDGDHGLRLVPLRGLRYVPEAVGSLSAVTSPPYDVVVRPDGLLHLESADPHNIVRLILPQADTAAARHRQAARTLHDWIAEGVLAPDPVPALYVYEQSRDGLLQRGIIGSLALSSAEEGIVLPHEDVMPHVVEDRAALMRATAANLEPLLLTYRSAPGPTDPATVIDRTVARPPLLATTTEDGFHHRLWSITDPAEIAEAAADLSGHQALIADGHHRWATYLRLQQEHLPASTPWDFGLVLLVDTARHPLQVRSIHRLLHRLPVADALAAVGDSFRVRHLPGPLSEALAALAEAASHGNAFLLAGDGTYHLLDRPDPDLLARTVRADRPDAWRTLDAAVLHETLLSHVWHVPDAPEDIAYIHDTEAAVEQAERNNATAVLMHPVHEEVVRDLARQGVTMPRKSTSFGPKPATGLVLRSLDVN from the coding sequence ATGACCACACCAGGGCCGGACGGGGACCACGGCCTGCGACTTGTCCCCCTGCGCGGACTTCGCTACGTCCCGGAGGCCGTCGGCAGCCTGTCCGCCGTGACGTCTCCGCCGTACGACGTCGTGGTCCGCCCCGACGGCCTGCTGCATCTGGAGTCCGCGGATCCGCACAACATCGTGCGGCTGATCCTCCCTCAGGCGGACACCGCCGCCGCCCGCCACCGGCAGGCCGCGCGCACGCTCCACGACTGGATCGCCGAGGGCGTCCTCGCCCCCGACCCCGTTCCCGCTCTCTACGTGTACGAGCAGTCCCGGGACGGTCTCCTCCAGCGCGGCATCATCGGCTCCCTCGCGCTGTCCTCCGCCGAGGAGGGGATCGTCCTGCCCCACGAGGACGTCATGCCGCACGTGGTGGAGGACCGCGCCGCCCTGATGCGCGCCACGGCCGCCAACCTGGAGCCCCTCCTCCTCACCTACCGCAGCGCCCCCGGCCCGACCGACCCCGCGACCGTCATCGACCGCACGGTCGCCCGTCCCCCGCTCCTCGCCACCACCACGGAGGACGGCTTCCACCACCGCCTCTGGTCGATCACCGACCCGGCCGAGATCGCCGAGGCCGCCGCGGACCTGTCCGGCCACCAGGCGCTCATCGCCGACGGCCACCACCGCTGGGCGACGTACCTCCGCCTCCAGCAGGAGCACCTCCCGGCCTCCACCCCCTGGGACTTCGGCCTGGTCCTCCTGGTCGACACGGCCCGCCACCCCCTCCAGGTCCGCTCCATACACCGCCTGCTGCACCGTCTCCCGGTCGCCGACGCCCTGGCCGCCGTCGGCGATTCCTTCCGGGTACGCCACCTCCCCGGCCCCCTCTCCGAAGCTCTGGCGGCTCTGGCCGAGGCCGCCTCGCACGGCAACGCGTTCCTCCTCGCGGGCGACGGTACGTACCACCTCCTGGACCGCCCCGATCCGGACCTCCTCGCCCGCACGGTCCGCGCCGACCGCCCGGATGCCTGGCGCACCCTGGACGCCGCCGTCCTGCACGAGACGCTCCTCTCCCACGTCTGGCACGTCCCCGACGCCCCCGAGGACATCGCGTACATCCACGACACGGAAGCCGCCGTGGAACAGGCCGAACGCAACAACGCCACGGCGGTCCTCATGCACCCCGTCCACGAGGAAGTCGTACGCGACCTGGCCCGCCAGGGCGTCACGATGCCCCGCAAGTCCACCTCCTTCGGCCCGAAACCGGCCACCGGCCTGGTCCTGCGCAGCCTCGACGTCAACTGA
- a CDS encoding iron ABC transporter permease — MLASIAVGAKTIPVGDVWHGLWHYSGTGNDVIVRDVRVPRTILGILVGAALGMAGAVMQGLTRNPLAEPGVLGVNAGASAAVVSAISFFGVTSLTGYVWFAFLGAGVVSAVVYLLGGSRGATPVRLALAGTAATAALFGYVNAVQLLDSAALERLRFWTVGSLASADMAVVGKVWPFIVAGLVLALVLARPLNAMEMGEDSARSLGVRLTRTRVLSMVAVTLLCGAATAACGPIVFVGLMVPHLVRAVTGPDMRWILPYAAVLAPVLLLGSDVLGRVVSRPSELQVGIVTALIGGPVFIHLVRRRRMGQL, encoded by the coding sequence ATGCTGGCGAGCATCGCGGTCGGTGCCAAGACGATCCCGGTCGGGGACGTGTGGCACGGGCTGTGGCACTACTCCGGGACCGGGAACGACGTCATCGTGCGGGACGTGCGCGTGCCGCGCACGATCCTGGGCATCCTGGTCGGCGCGGCCCTCGGCATGGCCGGTGCGGTCATGCAGGGGCTGACCCGCAATCCGTTGGCCGAGCCGGGCGTTCTGGGCGTGAACGCGGGGGCCTCGGCGGCCGTCGTGTCCGCGATCAGCTTCTTCGGGGTGACGTCCCTGACCGGGTACGTGTGGTTCGCGTTCCTCGGCGCCGGGGTCGTTTCGGCGGTCGTGTACCTGCTCGGCGGGAGCCGGGGGGCCACGCCCGTACGGCTCGCGCTCGCCGGGACGGCGGCCACCGCCGCGCTCTTCGGCTACGTGAACGCCGTACAACTGCTGGACTCCGCGGCCCTGGAGCGGCTGCGCTTCTGGACCGTGGGGTCCCTCGCGTCCGCGGACATGGCGGTCGTCGGCAAGGTGTGGCCGTTCATCGTGGCGGGGCTGGTGCTGGCGCTGGTGCTGGCGAGGCCGCTGAACGCCATGGAGATGGGCGAGGACAGCGCACGGTCACTGGGCGTGCGTCTGACCCGTACGAGAGTGCTGTCGATGGTCGCGGTGACGCTGCTCTGCGGCGCGGCCACCGCCGCGTGCGGGCCGATCGTCTTCGTCGGGCTGATGGTGCCGCATCTGGTGCGGGCCGTCACCGGCCCGGACATGCGGTGGATCCTGCCGTACGCGGCCGTTCTCGCGCCCGTACTGCTGCTGGGCTCCGACGTGCTGGGCCGGGTCGTCTCGCGGCCCTCCGAACTCCAGGTCGGCATCGTGACCGCGCTCATCGGCGGTCCGGTCTTCATCCACCTGGTACGGCGGCGACGGATGGGGCAGCTGTGA
- a CDS encoding SCP2 sterol-binding domain-containing protein: MATMQECRDALDRLSENLTRSDHDGVRGVAGFDRTLSCHITDLDATFTGRLTDGLITVEDTRAGPPHERAQIRLAMAGDDLVSLVDGELNFAKAWASGRVRLEAGFRDLLHLRKLL, from the coding sequence ATGGCGACCATGCAGGAGTGCCGTGACGCACTCGACAGACTCTCGGAGAACCTCACCCGCTCCGACCACGACGGCGTGCGCGGCGTCGCGGGTTTCGACCGCACGCTCAGCTGCCACATCACCGACCTCGACGCGACCTTCACCGGCCGTCTGACGGACGGCCTGATCACCGTCGAGGACACCAGAGCGGGCCCACCGCACGAGCGCGCGCAGATCCGCCTCGCGATGGCGGGCGACGACCTGGTCTCCCTCGTCGACGGCGAGCTGAACTTCGCGAAGGCGTGGGCGTCCGGCCGGGTCCGCCTGGAGGCGGGCTTCCGCGACCTGCTGCACCTCAGGAAGCTGCTGTAG
- a CDS encoding TlyA family RNA methyltransferase, producing MAGVARRRLDAELVRRKLARSREHASQLIAAGRVKVGGAVATKAATQVETAAAVVVLQDDDDPDYVSRGGHKLAGALTAFTPLGLKVEGRRALDAGASTGGFTDVLLRAGVGHVVAVDVGYGQLAWSLQSDERVTVKDRTNVREMTLEMIDGVPVDVVVGDLSFIPLGLVLPALARCAAPDADLVLMVKPQFEVGKERLGSGGVVRSPELRADAVRNVARQAWGLGLGVQGVTASPLPGPSGNVEYFLWLRAGAPELDPADVDRAVAEGPR from the coding sequence GTGGCAGGAGTGGCGCGACGCCGCCTGGACGCCGAGCTGGTCCGCCGGAAGCTCGCCCGCTCGCGGGAGCACGCGAGCCAGCTCATCGCCGCGGGCCGGGTCAAGGTCGGCGGGGCGGTGGCGACGAAGGCCGCCACCCAGGTCGAGACGGCCGCGGCCGTGGTGGTGCTCCAGGACGACGACGACCCCGACTACGTCTCGCGCGGCGGTCACAAGCTGGCCGGGGCGCTGACCGCGTTCACTCCGCTGGGCCTGAAGGTCGAGGGGCGGCGGGCGCTGGACGCCGGGGCCTCCACCGGCGGCTTCACGGACGTACTGCTGCGGGCGGGCGTGGGACACGTCGTCGCGGTGGACGTCGGGTACGGGCAGCTGGCGTGGTCGTTGCAGTCCGACGAGCGGGTCACCGTCAAGGACCGTACGAACGTCCGCGAGATGACCCTGGAGATGATCGACGGGGTGCCCGTCGACGTCGTGGTGGGCGATCTGTCCTTCATTCCGCTGGGGCTCGTGCTGCCCGCGCTCGCGCGGTGCGCGGCTCCGGACGCCGATCTGGTGCTGATGGTGAAGCCGCAGTTCGAGGTCGGCAAGGAGCGCCTGGGCAGCGGGGGAGTGGTGCGGAGCCCCGAGCTGCGGGCGGACGCCGTACGGAATGTCGCGCGCCAGGCGTGGGGGCTCGGGCTCGGAGTGCAGGGCGTGACGGCCAGTCCGCTGCCCGGCCCGTCCGGGAACGTCGAGTACTTTCTGTGGCTGAGGGCCGGAGCACCCGAGCTCGACCCCGCGGATGTTGACCGTGCAGTGGCGGAGGGGCCTCGGTGA
- the recN gene encoding DNA repair protein RecN: MSVLEEMRIRSLGVIDDAVVELSPGFTAVTGETGAGKTMVVTSLGLLLGGRADPALVRLGAKAAVVEGRLTVRPGDPAALRAEEAGAEIEDGALIVSRTVSAEGRSRAHLGGRSVPVGVLAELADDLVAVHGQTDQQGLLRPSRQRQALDRYAGDAVSVPHAKYVTAYRRLKAVSLELDEITTRARERAQEADLLRFGLEEIAAVEPLAGEDAELAAEAERLGHAEALASAAAVAHAALAGNPEDPEGVDASTLVAGAQRAVDAVRSHDATLAALAERIGEIGILLGDVAGELAGYADNLDADPLRLAAVEERRAALTQLTRKYGTDIDAVLAWAQDGAERLTELDGDDDRIGELTGERDILRGELSLLAQALTDARTEAAARFADAVTEELASLAMPHARVSIDIRQTEDPVNGIEVGGRAVQYGSSGADEVELLLAPHPGAHPRPIGKGASGGELSRVMLAVEVVFAGSDPVPTYLFDEVDAGVGGKAAVEVGRRLAKLAKSAQVVVVTHLPQVAAFADRQLLVEKTNDGSVTRSGVTVLEGEDRVRELSRMLAGQEDSETARAHAEELLATARADA; encoded by the coding sequence GTGTCCGTGTTGGAGGAGATGCGGATACGGTCGCTCGGAGTCATCGACGACGCTGTCGTCGAGCTGTCACCCGGTTTCACGGCGGTGACCGGCGAGACCGGAGCGGGCAAGACCATGGTCGTCACCAGTCTCGGGCTGCTGCTCGGAGGCCGGGCCGACCCTGCCCTGGTGCGGCTCGGGGCCAAGGCGGCGGTGGTGGAGGGGCGGCTCACGGTGCGCCCCGGCGACCCCGCCGCGCTGCGTGCCGAAGAGGCCGGGGCGGAGATCGAGGACGGGGCGCTGATCGTCAGCAGGACGGTTTCCGCGGAGGGGCGTTCGCGCGCCCACCTCGGCGGGCGTTCGGTGCCGGTGGGCGTCCTCGCGGAGCTCGCCGACGACCTGGTGGCCGTGCACGGGCAGACCGACCAGCAGGGGCTGCTGCGGCCGTCCCGGCAGCGGCAGGCCCTCGACCGGTACGCGGGCGACGCCGTCTCCGTGCCGCACGCCAAGTACGTGACCGCGTACCGCCGTCTCAAGGCCGTCTCCCTGGAGCTCGACGAGATCACCACGCGGGCGCGCGAACGCGCCCAGGAGGCCGATCTGCTGCGTTTCGGTCTGGAGGAGATCGCCGCCGTCGAACCCCTCGCGGGGGAGGACGCCGAACTCGCCGCCGAGGCGGAGCGGCTCGGCCACGCGGAGGCGCTCGCCTCCGCCGCCGCCGTCGCGCACGCCGCGCTGGCGGGCAACCCGGAGGACCCCGAGGGCGTCGACGCGAGCACCCTCGTCGCGGGCGCCCAGCGGGCCGTGGACGCCGTACGGTCGCACGACGCGACGCTGGCCGCCCTCGCCGAGCGGATCGGCGAGATCGGCATCCTGCTCGGCGACGTGGCGGGCGAACTCGCCGGGTACGCCGACAACCTGGACGCCGACCCGCTGCGGCTGGCCGCCGTCGAGGAGCGCAGGGCGGCGCTGACGCAGCTCACGCGCAAGTACGGGACGGACATCGACGCGGTGCTCGCCTGGGCGCAGGACGGCGCGGAGCGGCTCACCGAGCTGGACGGCGACGACGACCGGATCGGCGAGCTGACGGGCGAGCGCGACATCCTGCGCGGCGAGCTGTCGCTGCTGGCGCAGGCGTTGACCGACGCCCGTACGGAGGCCGCGGCGCGGTTCGCCGACGCGGTGACCGAGGAACTGGCGTCCCTCGCGATGCCGCACGCCCGGGTGTCCATCGACATCCGGCAGACCGAGGACCCCGTCAACGGCATCGAGGTCGGCGGCCGTGCGGTCCAGTACGGCTCCTCGGGCGCGGACGAGGTCGAGCTGCTGCTCGCCCCGCACCCCGGCGCGCACCCGAGGCCCATCGGCAAGGGCGCGTCCGGCGGTGAGCTGTCGCGCGTGATGCTCGCGGTGGAGGTCGTCTTCGCCGGGTCGGACCCCGTTCCGACGTACCTCTTCGACGAGGTCGACGCCGGAGTCGGCGGCAAGGCGGCCGTCGAGGTCGGGCGGCGGCTCGCGAAGCTGGCGAAGTCGGCACAGGTGGTGGTGGTGACGCACCTGCCGCAGGTGGCGGCGTTCGCGGACCGGCAGCTGCTGGTGGAGAAGACGAACGACGGATCGGTCACCAGGAGTGGTGTCACCGTCCTGGAGGGCGAGGACCGGGTGCGGGAGCTGTCGCGGATGCTCGCGGGCCAGGAGGACTCCGAGACGGCGCGGGCGCACGCGGAAGAGCTGCTGGCGACGGCGAGGGCGGACGCGTAG
- a CDS encoding iron chelate uptake ABC transporter family permease subunit, protein MQVPPPKKTRAVRLGGGLSLRFDARGVVLTLVIGLVALAVAVLLVLVGSGDFPMSPGDVVQTLLGNGAVSQEFVVLDLRLPRVLTALLVGAALGLSGAVFQSISRNPLGSPDMLGFGQGAMVGALLVIVLFHGDSWAIAAGALVGCLVTGVLVYLLAWKRGVHGYRLVLVGIGASAMLTAVMQYLLTKANLMDATEAMLWITGTLDGRGWEQVWPMAAACAVLVPLVLRHGRSLRMMEMGDDAAYALGVPVERARVVLILAAVLLMGSATAAAGPITFVALSAPQVARRLTRAPGPNLVASALMGAALLIAADWVAQSAFGERQLPVGVVTGVVGGCYLLWLLVTERRAGRL, encoded by the coding sequence ATGCAGGTGCCTCCGCCCAAGAAGACCCGGGCGGTGCGTCTCGGTGGCGGGCTTTCGCTGCGGTTCGACGCCCGTGGGGTCGTGCTGACGCTGGTGATCGGGCTGGTGGCGCTGGCGGTCGCGGTGCTGCTCGTGCTGGTGGGCAGCGGTGATTTCCCGATGTCGCCGGGGGACGTGGTGCAGACGCTGCTCGGGAACGGGGCGGTGTCGCAGGAGTTCGTCGTGCTGGATCTGCGGCTGCCCCGGGTGCTGACCGCGCTGCTCGTCGGTGCGGCGCTCGGGCTGTCCGGGGCGGTTTTCCAGTCGATCTCGCGCAACCCGCTCGGCAGCCCCGACATGCTCGGCTTCGGGCAGGGGGCGATGGTGGGCGCACTGCTGGTCATCGTGCTCTTCCACGGCGACAGCTGGGCGATCGCCGCCGGCGCGCTCGTCGGCTGTCTGGTGACCGGCGTGCTGGTCTACCTGCTCGCCTGGAAGCGGGGCGTGCACGGCTACCGGCTGGTGCTGGTCGGCATCGGCGCCTCCGCCATGCTGACCGCCGTCATGCAGTACCTGCTGACCAAGGCCAACCTCATGGACGCCACGGAGGCCATGCTGTGGATCACCGGCACGCTCGACGGCCGGGGCTGGGAGCAGGTGTGGCCGATGGCTGCGGCGTGCGCGGTGCTCGTACCGCTGGTGCTGCGGCACGGGCGGTCGCTCCGGATGATGGAGATGGGCGACGACGCGGCGTACGCGCTGGGCGTGCCCGTGGAGCGGGCTCGGGTGGTGCTGATCCTGGCGGCCGTCCTGCTGATGGGTTCAGCCACGGCCGCCGCCGGGCCCATCACCTTCGTGGCGCTCAGCGCGCCGCAGGTCGCAAGGCGGCTGACCCGGGCCCCGGGGCCGAACCTGGTGGCCTCCGCGCTGATGGGTGCGGCGCTTCTGATCGCGGCGGACTGGGTGGCCCAGTCGGCGTTCGGGGAACGGCAGCTTCCGGTGGGCGTGGTGACCGGTGTGGTCGGTGGCTGCTATCTGCTGTGGCTGCTGGTGACGGAACGCAGGGCGGGGCGACTGTGA
- a CDS encoding HAD-IIA family hydrolase, with protein MSQQQGRNRPGSSGTPLREAYDTALLDLDGVVYAGGEAIEHAVDALGVARDGGMRLAYVTNNALRTPEAVAAHLTELGVPADAGDVITSAQAVARLISEQVPEGSRVLVIGGEGLRVALRERGLVPVDSADDAPAAVAQGYGGPDMAWNRFAEASYAIRAGVPWFASNTDLTIPSARGIAPGNGAAVEVVRIATGAEPQVAGKPLPPMHRETILRTGAERALVVGDRLDTDIEGANAGGVDSLLVLTGVTDAVQLLRAEAKYRPTYVDADLRGLLVGQPDVAAGEGESEFVCGGWTARVEGEALVVDGEGDAMDGLRAMCAAAWGQAGDAGCLLEVAEAVKKVGLG; from the coding sequence ATGAGCCAGCAGCAGGGCAGGAACCGTCCGGGCAGCAGTGGGACGCCGCTCAGGGAGGCGTACGACACCGCACTCCTGGATCTTGACGGGGTGGTGTACGCGGGCGGCGAGGCGATCGAGCACGCGGTGGACGCGCTGGGGGTGGCGCGGGACGGCGGCATGCGTCTGGCGTACGTGACGAACAACGCCCTGCGGACGCCGGAGGCCGTGGCGGCGCACTTGACGGAGCTCGGGGTTCCGGCGGATGCGGGGGACGTCATCACGTCCGCGCAGGCGGTGGCGCGGCTGATCTCCGAGCAGGTGCCCGAGGGGTCGCGGGTGCTGGTGATCGGCGGGGAGGGGCTGCGGGTCGCGCTGCGGGAGCGCGGGCTGGTGCCCGTGGACTCGGCCGATGACGCGCCGGCGGCGGTGGCGCAGGGGTACGGCGGGCCGGACATGGCGTGGAACCGGTTCGCGGAGGCGTCGTACGCGATCAGGGCCGGGGTGCCGTGGTTCGCGTCGAACACGGACTTGACCATTCCGAGTGCGCGGGGGATCGCGCCGGGGAACGGGGCGGCCGTGGAGGTCGTACGGATCGCCACGGGGGCGGAGCCGCAGGTGGCGGGGAAGCCGTTGCCGCCGATGCACCGGGAGACGATCCTGCGGACCGGGGCGGAGCGGGCGTTGGTGGTCGGGGACCGGCTGGACACCGACATCGAAGGTGCGAACGCGGGGGGTGTGGATTCGCTGCTGGTGCTGACCGGGGTGACGGATGCGGTGCAGCTGCTGAGGGCGGAGGCGAAGTACCGGCCGACGTATGTGGACGCGGATCTGCGGGGGTTGCTGGTGGGGCAGCCGGACGTGGCGGCGGGGGAAGGGGAGTCGGAGTTCGTGTGCGGGGGCTGGACGGCTCGGGTGGAGGGAGAGGCGTTGGTGGTTGACGGGGAAGGGGATGCGATGGACGGGCTGCGGGCGATGTGTGCGGCTGCGTGGGGGCAGGCGGGGGATGCGGGCTGCCTGCTGGAGGTGGCCGAGGCGGTGAAGAAGGTGGGGTTGGGATAG
- a CDS encoding glycosyltransferase family 4 protein: protein MSSTSPPPYGQSQLSAVQVLGGGSAGSSAHVRSLTAGLVARGVRVTVCAPAELESAYDFAEVGADVVTVPRRSDPVSVAALRAACTGADIVHAHGLHAAVRTAFALGGRAPRGGAQGPRAGHGGGRVPLVVTWHTRAHAEGPRSHVVRLMERSAARAAAVVLGTSSDLVDRARSRGARDARLTPVTVPAPRPPDDFRESKARADLGAVERPLLMAVGSLVPYRGYDVLLDASRAWRDLDPAPLVTIAGEGRERAALQRRIESEDLPVRLLGRRDDIAELLAAADVAVLPSRWEARSVLAQEALRAGVPLVATRVGGIPELVGEAAEFVPYGDPQALAHTVLGLLADPDRRAVLAEEGRRQAATWPTEDETVAQVLSVYDELTGQS from the coding sequence GTGAGCAGCACCTCGCCACCGCCGTACGGACAGTCGCAGCTGAGCGCCGTCCAGGTGCTCGGCGGCGGCAGTGCGGGCAGCAGCGCGCACGTCAGGTCGTTGACCGCAGGGCTCGTCGCACGGGGCGTACGGGTCACCGTGTGCGCCCCCGCCGAGCTGGAGAGCGCGTACGACTTCGCGGAGGTGGGCGCCGACGTGGTGACCGTTCCCCGGCGCAGCGACCCGGTGTCGGTGGCGGCGCTGCGGGCCGCCTGTACCGGTGCGGACATTGTCCACGCGCACGGCCTGCACGCGGCCGTACGGACCGCGTTCGCCCTCGGCGGGCGGGCACCCCGGGGCGGGGCGCAGGGCCCGCGCGCCGGACACGGCGGCGGCCGGGTCCCGCTCGTCGTCACCTGGCACACCCGGGCCCACGCGGAGGGCCCCCGCAGTCACGTCGTACGGCTCATGGAGCGCAGTGCCGCACGGGCCGCGGCCGTCGTCCTGGGCACCTCGTCCGACCTCGTCGACCGGGCCCGCAGCCGGGGCGCCAGGGACGCCCGCCTCACCCCCGTCACGGTGCCCGCGCCCCGCCCGCCGGACGACTTCCGGGAGAGCAAGGCGCGGGCCGACCTGGGTGCGGTGGAGCGGCCGTTACTGATGGCCGTCGGCAGTCTGGTGCCGTACCGGGGCTACGACGTCCTCCTGGACGCCTCCCGCGCCTGGCGGGACCTCGACCCCGCCCCCCTGGTCACCATCGCCGGAGAGGGCCGCGAGAGGGCCGCGCTCCAGCGCCGCATCGAGTCGGAGGACCTTCCGGTGCGCCTGCTCGGCCGCCGCGACGACATCGCCGAACTCCTCGCCGCCGCCGACGTCGCCGTGCTGCCCAGCCGCTGGGAGGCCCGCTCGGTGCTCGCCCAGGAGGCGCTGCGCGCCGGGGTGCCGCTGGTGGCCACCCGGGTGGGCGGCATCCCCGAACTGGTCGGCGAGGCCGCCGAGTTCGTACCGTACGGGGATCCGCAGGCGCTCGCGCACACCGTGCTCGGGCTGCTCGCCGACCCGGACCGGCGTGCGGTGCTCGCCGAGGAGGGCAGGCGGCAGGCGGCCACCTGGCCGACGGAGGACGAGACGGTGGCGCAGGTGCTCAGCGTCTACGACGAGCTGACGGGGCAGAGCTGA
- a CDS encoding ABC transporter ATP-binding protein, giving the protein MQRLAAESVTLGYDERVIAENLSVAIPDRSFTVIVGPNACGKSTLLRALARMLKPSQGRVLLDGQVIGSMPAKKVARTLGLLPQSSIAPDGITVADLVARGRYPHQGLLRQWSPEDERVVEESMAATGVGELAERYVDELSGGQRQRVWIAMALAQQTPLLLLDEPTTFLDIQHQIDVLDLCAELHETQGRTLVAVLHDLNHAARYATHLIAMRDGEVVAEGAPSDIVTAELVERVFGLKCQVIADPETGTPLVVPAARKVRTATAAS; this is encoded by the coding sequence ATGCAGCGCCTCGCCGCGGAATCGGTGACTCTCGGCTACGACGAGCGGGTCATCGCCGAGAACCTCTCGGTCGCGATTCCGGACCGTTCCTTCACCGTGATCGTGGGCCCCAACGCCTGCGGCAAGTCGACGCTGCTGCGTGCCCTGGCGCGGATGCTGAAGCCCTCGCAGGGGCGGGTGCTGCTCGACGGCCAGGTCATCGGGTCGATGCCCGCGAAGAAGGTCGCCAGGACCCTCGGTCTGCTGCCGCAGTCGTCGATCGCGCCCGACGGCATCACCGTCGCCGACCTGGTGGCCCGTGGCCGCTACCCGCACCAGGGGCTGCTGCGGCAGTGGTCGCCCGAGGACGAGCGGGTCGTCGAGGAGTCGATGGCCGCGACCGGTGTGGGCGAACTCGCCGAGCGGTACGTCGACGAGCTGTCCGGCGGGCAGCGGCAGCGGGTGTGGATCGCCATGGCGCTCGCGCAGCAGACGCCTCTGCTGCTCCTGGACGAGCCGACCACCTTCCTCGACATCCAGCACCAGATCGACGTACTCGACCTGTGTGCCGAGCTGCACGAGACACAGGGGCGCACTCTCGTCGCCGTCCTGCACGACCTCAACCACGCGGCCCGTTACGCCACCCACCTCATCGCCATGCGGGACGGCGAGGTCGTCGCGGAGGGGGCGCCGTCCGACATCGTCACGGCGGAGCTGGTGGAGCGGGTCTTCGGGCTGAAGTGCCAGGTCATCGCGGACCCGGAGACGGGGACGCCGCTGGTGGTGCCGGCCGCGAGGAAGGTCCGTACGGCTACAGCAGCTTCCTGA